From a single Nakaseomyces glabratus chromosome F, complete sequence genomic region:
- the PPM1 gene encoding leucine carboxy methyltransferase (CAGL0F03201g~Ortholog(s) have protein C-terminal leucine carboxyl O-methyltransferase activity, role in C-terminal protein methylation, cellular protein complex assembly, regulation of autophagy and mitochondrion localization), with product MELAVQRTDTDALSSKVSAIHTKYLSGGISQQFAYEEVYGEYLASLRQVSRRVFGKCRYSGASFPVMNYGTYLRTVAIDERVLEFLQCNSGSQVQIVNIGCGSDLRMVSVLAKHSNVKYIDLDFKESVELKRQVLEKSSTLSSYLKNDNYVLRSCDLRDVPDTLELLNEECKPELPTLIISECVLCYMPEKETQSLIDGIIRLFKNGSWVSYDPMGGSDKNDRFGVIMQQNLRDSRQLEMPTLLINNSPEIYASRWTPNSDEQFERVVTDMWTYYNDKVPAEEKQRIKRLQFLDELEELKVMQSHYVIFFCKWNANPN from the coding sequence ATGGAATTGGCGGTACAGCGGACTGATACGGATGCTCTCAGTAGTAAAGTGAGTGCCATACACACAAAGTATCTTAGCGGTGGGATCAGCCAGCAGTTTGCGTATGAGGAAGTGTATGGAGAGTATTTGGCGTCGTTGCGGCAGGTGAGCAGGCGGGTTTTTGGAAAGTGCAGGTACAGTGGTGCGTCTTTCCCGGTTATGAACTATGGCACTTATCTGAGGACGGTAGCGATAGATGAACGTGTACTGGAGTTTTTGCAGTGTAATAGTGGCTCACAGGTCCAGATTGTAAATATTGGTTGCGGGTCTGATCTTCGGATGGTGTCTGTTCTGGCCAAACACAGCAATGTGAAGTATATCGATTTGGACTTCAAAGAGTCTGTGGAGTTGAAGAGACAAGTGCTGGAGAAATCGTCTACGTTATCCAGCTATCTCAAAAACGATAACTATGTGCTGAGAAGTTGTGATCTGAGAGATGTACCAGATACATTAGAATTGCTCAATGAAGAATGTAAGCCAGAATTACCTACCTTGATAATATCCGAGTGTGTACTATGTTATATGCCGGAGAAAGAGACACAATCACTGATTGATGGAATAATACGCTTATTTAAGAATGGTAGTTGGGTTTCCTATGATCCTATGGGAGGATCGGACAAAAACGACAGATTTGGTGTCATAATGCAGCAAAACTTGAGGGACTCAAGGCAATTAGAGATGCCTACATTGCTAATAAACAATTCGCCAGAAATATACGCTTCTAGATGGACCCCCAACTCAGATGAACAGTTTGAAAGAGTAGTGACTGATATGTGGACGTATTATAATGATAAGGTGCCAGCTGAGGAAAAGCAAAGGATAAAGAGATTACAATTCCTTGATGAACTGGAAGAACTGAAAGTGATGCAGAGCCACTATGTAATATTCTTCTGTAAATGGAACGCCAATCCAAACTGA
- the GPI17 gene encoding GPI-anchor transamidase GPI17 (CAGL0F03179g~Ortholog(s) have GPI-anchor transamidase activity, role in attachment of GPI anchor to protein and GPI-anchor transamidase complex, endoplasmic reticulum, integral component of membrane localization), which yields MSSTIGFRKAVGVCFVLLYLAVGVPLWYKLTNIYRAPLPSQYIESLHDNVFQDVHMVIPVYLKSDLYKFPDLHDAVQVQVNHLLNTREHDVAWSLQVLQYDEKLMKGLEEAGDDVYMVDLVLDESCGFVPGFGTKHVTVLYDDESVATNDLPFFVAQTLVEHVFGMEWDVFSNYWNRTQNSVAVLYKPDIHISISLLNGGSQPVSWEIDEVLKEYFTPFRQFITSLVNFTVDTSIIYHNDLNLHSLNNSAEVSVSDLSHHIDLSDLSAMNDFKESSSVNLAIVYPDPEFSPNGLNYIQGHERADDVLHPWNSFIVPQWGVVAINKYPLKKHSVISKEYLKPIVYQFANDMAKLLGLVDINDDFNTPYITVESFKRVMILNNIEKSVETLWSLVKLSKQFQQMSIPKEVMGNVTEALDLRLEIVDLLNNPEKGTDLDWSYALSMSNQLVALTECAFFHGEMVQQNFFPQEHKVAVYLPLLGPLTIVIFLGAVSLFKEVPSTDKTDEDSDEKDVNIDSETEGPELTNEKAEMKHD from the coding sequence ATGAGCTCTACCATTGGGTTTAGGAAGGCCGTTGGAGTGTGCTTTGTGTTGCTTTATTTGGCCGTCGGTGTGCCCTTATGGTATAAGCTGACAAATATTTACAGGGCACCACTACCGTCCCAATACATTGAGTCTTTACATGACAATGTGTTTCAAGATGTACACATGGTAATCCCAGTTTATTTGAAAAGCGACCTATACAAGTTCCCTGATCTCCATGACGCCGTACAAGTACAAGTGAATCATCTTTTGAACACAAGAGAACACGATGTTGCATGGTCACTACAGGTACTTCAATATGATGAGAAACTAATGAAAGGGTTAGAAGAAGCAGGTGATGATGTTTACATGGTCGACCTTGTTTTAGATGAATCCTGTGGATTTGTACCTGGGTTCGGTACAAAGCATGTCACTGTACTATACGATGACGAATCGGTAGCTACAAATGATCTACCTTTCTTTGTCGCACAGACATTGGTTGAGCACGTCTTTGGTATGGAATGGGATGTGTTTTCTAATTATTGGAACAGAACACAAAACTCAGTGGCTGTGCTATATAAACCTGATATTCACATCAGCATATCTTTACTCAACGGTGGAAGTCAGCCTGTGTCCTGGGAGATTGATGaagttttgaaagaatACTTCACACCTTTTAGACAGTTCATTACCTCACTTGTAAACTTTACTGTGGATACTTCAATTATTTATCATAACGACCTAAACTTACACTCCTTGAACAACTCTGCTGAAGTTAGCGTGAGTGACTTATCACACCACATCGATCTGTCAGACTTGTCCGCAATGAATGACTTCAAAGAATCTTCATCTGTTAACTTAGCAATTGTATACCCAGATCCTGAGTTTTCACCAAATGGCTTGAATTATATCCAGGGCCATGAGAGGGCAGATGACGTGTTACATCCTTGGAACAGTTTCATTGTTCCTCAATGGGGCGTGGTTGCAATCAACAAATACCCATTAAAAAAACACTCTGTCATCTCAAAAGAGTATTTAAAACCAATTGTCTACCAATTTGCTAACGATATGGCAAAGCTGTTGGGCCTAGTCGATATCAATGACGATTTTAACACACCTTATATCACTGTGGAATCATTCAAGAGAGTTATGATACTAAATAACATTGAAAAATCAGTAGAAACCTTGTGGTCTCTGGTGAAATTATCCAAACAGTTTCAGCAAATGTCTATACCCAAAGAAGTTATGGGAAATGTAACTGAAGCGCTAGATTTAAgacttgaaattgttgacCTTTTGAACAACCCAGAAAAAGGAACTGATCTAGATTGGAGTTATGCATTGTCCATGTCTAACCAACTTGTTGCATTGACTGAGTGTGCTTTCTTCCACGGTGAAATGGTCCAACAAAATTTCTTCCCTCAAGAACATAAAGTTGCTGTTTATTTGCCACTTTTAGGTCCTTTAACCATTGTAATTTTCTTGGGAGCTGTTTCATTATTCAAGGAAGTACCAAGCACTGATAAGACAGATGAAGACTCAGATGAAAAAGATGTAAATATAGATAGTGAAACTGAAGGGCCGGAATTAACTAATGAAAAGGCTGAAATGAAGCATGACTAA